The proteins below come from a single Poecilia reticulata strain Guanapo linkage group LG5, Guppy_female_1.0+MT, whole genome shotgun sequence genomic window:
- the stimate gene encoding store-operated calcium entry regulator STIMATE yields the protein MAAVSGGNTLAAGPGGAVSAANASSSPAPGEKTRHCENGDLMDSFGIFLQGLLAVMAFSTLMLKRFREPKHERRPWKIWFLDTSKQAIGMLFIHFANVYLSDLTEEDPCSLYLINFLLDASLGMLLIYAGVKAVSAVVEWRQWDSLRFGEYGEPVQCTAWLGQCILYILIVMVEKILMMLFLLIPQWKKLALLNPIKNPDLELAIVMLIVPFFVNALMFWVVDNFLMKKHRTKAKLEEREEDLRGNSKVRYRRALSHDDSESEILFSADDEMDESDEDDVRRLTGLKTVKKKKLRMGIPV from the exons ATGGCTGCTGTGAGCGGAGGAAACACGCTGGCAGCGGGTCCGGGAGGCGCGGTCTCTGCGGCCAACGCGTCCTCCAGCCCGGCCCCGGGGGAGAAAACTCGGCACTGCGAGAACGGCGACCTGATGGACTCCTTCGGGATCTTCCTGCAGGGCCTCCTGGCCGTGATGGCTTTCAGCACGCTCATGT TAAAACGCTTCAGGGAGCCCAAACATGAAAGGAGACCCTGGAAGATTTG GTTCCTGGACACCTCAAAGCAAGCAATTGGGATGCTCTTCATCCACTTTGCTAACGTGTATTTGTCAGACCTTACGGAGGAGGATCCCTGCTCGCT ATACCTCATTAATTTCTTGTTGGATGCCTCTCTGGGCATGTTGCTCATATATGCAGGCGTGAAGGCTGTCAGTGCTGTTGTTGAATGGAGGCAGTGGGATTCTCTGCGTTTTGGTGAATATG GAGAGCCAGTGCAGTGCACCGCATGGTTGGGCCAATGCATCCTCTACATTCTCATCGTGATGGTCGAGAAAATTCTCATGATGTTGTTCCTACTTATTCCCCAGTggaagaag CTGGCTCTCCTTAATCCCATAAAGAATCCTGACCTGGAGCTGGCCATTGTCATGCTCATCGTTCCATTCTTCGTCAAT GCCCTCATGTTTTGGGTGGTTGATAATTTCCTAATGAAGAAGCACAGGACAAAAGCAAAGCTAGAGGAGAGGGAAGAGGACTTGCGTGGGAACAGCAAAGTTCGCTACAGACGAGCGCTTTCTCACGATGACTCAGAATCAGAG ATCCTGTTCTCGGCAGACGATGAGATGGACGAGTCGGATGAAGACGACGTCCGTCGACTCACCGGTCTGAAGacggtgaaaaagaaaaagcttcgAATGGGGATTCCCGTTTGA